One stretch of Rosistilla oblonga DNA includes these proteins:
- a CDS encoding TerB family tellurite resistance protein produces the protein MDRIAYLKNLVVMAIADGALAEHELSLLSQRCAELGFEEQELCDAVSYALGDDAQLELPTDPADQEAVLSDLIRMMAADGQMSESEKRLFALAAARMDFSGEKLERLIDRVVRTNHSA, from the coding sequence ATGGATCGCATCGCTTATTTGAAAAACCTTGTCGTGATGGCGATCGCCGATGGCGCATTGGCTGAACACGAACTGTCGCTGCTGAGCCAACGCTGCGCGGAACTCGGATTCGAAGAGCAGGAATTGTGTGATGCGGTTTCGTACGCTCTCGGGGATGACGCTCAGTTGGAACTGCCGACCGACCCGGCGGATCAGGAAGCTGTCTTGAGCGATCTGATTCGGATGATGGCTGCCGACGGGCAGATGTCCGAATCCGAGAAGCGTTTGTTTGCGTTGGCTGCGGCAAGGATGGACTTTTCAGGCGAGAAGCTCGAACGCCTGATCGACCGCGTCGTCCGCACGAACCACTCCGCCTGA
- a CDS encoding YggS family pyridoxal phosphate-dependent enzyme, translating into MTDQVSDSVQAKIDANWRSVSEQVADACRAVGRSPDEVTIVGVTKYVDVPLTQALLRAGCRDLGENRPQVLWQKAEAMSDPTIRWHLIGHLQRNKSRRTIPLVHRLHSIDTLRLAETVAQQSGEAGQTTSCLLEVNVSGDEQKHGFRPAEIEKIVPDLIALPNLKILGLMGMASFDQPNHDPAIDFAALRELRDRLTVTTGLPLPELSMGMSGDFQAAIAEGSTCVRIGTRLFEGAR; encoded by the coding sequence GTGACAGACCAGGTAAGCGATAGCGTTCAAGCCAAAATCGACGCGAACTGGCGATCGGTTAGCGAGCAGGTTGCCGACGCTTGCCGAGCGGTTGGGCGCAGCCCCGACGAAGTAACGATCGTGGGAGTCACGAAATACGTCGACGTGCCGCTGACCCAGGCTCTGCTGCGCGCCGGATGCCGCGACCTGGGAGAAAATCGCCCGCAAGTCCTTTGGCAAAAAGCCGAAGCGATGTCCGATCCAACGATCCGCTGGCACTTGATCGGCCACCTGCAGCGAAACAAATCGCGGCGGACGATACCGTTGGTCCATCGGCTGCACTCGATCGACACGCTTCGCTTGGCCGAGACGGTCGCACAGCAGAGTGGCGAAGCCGGCCAAACGACCTCCTGCCTGCTGGAAGTCAACGTCTCGGGAGACGAGCAGAAGCACGGTTTTCGCCCGGCGGAGATCGAAAAGATCGTCCCCGATTTGATCGCGCTCCCCAACCTGAAGATCCTCGGCTTGATGGGAATGGCCTCTTTCGACCAACCCAATCACGATCCCGCCATCGATTTTGCAGCGCTCCGCGAGTTGCGAGACCGCCTGACCGTCACAACCGGACTTCCGCTACCAGAACTTTCGATGGGGATGAGCGGCGATTTCCAGGCGGCGATCGCCGAGGGATCGACTTGCGTACGGATCGGAACGCGGCTGTTCGAAGGGGCTCGCTAG
- a CDS encoding HlyD family efflux transporter periplasmic adaptor subunit, whose product MKPLVQPAKNRRGGMLTYLSILIVLAAVAGGAYWYFKIRPAKSVTTGELITDVVRRGAFDHIVLEQGEIESSKNIELECEVESRGGGGTAILWVIDEGARVKAGDKLVELDSSQLEQDLKTQRIVLLGAEANVTNAAALLKQAEISRQEYLEGTFKTEEKAILSELAVAEQELRKAQLALASTQRLVAKGLVKSLQMEADQFAVANTKNQLEAAQGRLKVLQELTKQKFLVQYDSDIESARAVLEANKSTLSEEQDKYAEMEDQIKACVIYAPSDGVVVHANRFSSRGGNAEFVVEAGATVRERQAIIRLPDPTQMQVKAKINESRIALVSEGMPCKISVSSLNGVELLGQVTKVNRYAEPSSFFTSSIKEYACSIAIIDPPESIRTGMTAEVQIFVQQKPDALQIPIQGVYEHSQQTFALVRSPEGKFETRKIEVDATNDKLAAIASGLEEGDEIVLNLRQHLHLLDDLPSGSTDTNTGLAGLIEGKTGVSVTNGAPPSTPQPVDGPSPARASAPPGREGPRGPGGPGGPGAGGPPSPAAIVKRIFDESDTDKDGSLSEAEIAKMEDRRQSMAKAADADSDGKVTRAELTSAMAARFAESNNGAGR is encoded by the coding sequence ATGAAGCCCCTCGTACAACCTGCCAAAAACCGCCGCGGCGGGATGCTCACCTACCTCTCGATTTTGATCGTGTTGGCCGCTGTGGCGGGCGGCGCTTATTGGTACTTCAAAATTCGGCCCGCTAAGAGCGTCACCACCGGCGAATTGATCACCGATGTTGTCCGCCGCGGTGCGTTTGACCACATCGTGCTCGAACAGGGCGAGATCGAGAGCAGCAAGAACATCGAACTCGAATGCGAAGTCGAGAGTCGCGGTGGTGGCGGCACGGCGATCCTATGGGTAATCGACGAAGGAGCTCGCGTGAAAGCGGGCGACAAGCTGGTCGAACTCGATTCGTCGCAGCTGGAACAGGACCTCAAAACGCAGCGGATCGTGCTGCTTGGGGCCGAAGCGAATGTGACCAATGCGGCGGCACTGCTGAAACAGGCAGAGATCTCGCGGCAAGAGTACCTCGAGGGAACGTTTAAGACCGAAGAGAAAGCGATCCTCAGCGAATTAGCCGTCGCCGAACAGGAGCTCCGCAAAGCGCAATTGGCACTCGCTAGCACCCAGCGACTGGTTGCCAAAGGGCTGGTCAAATCGCTGCAAATGGAAGCCGATCAGTTCGCCGTCGCCAATACGAAAAACCAACTGGAAGCCGCTCAGGGCCGGCTGAAGGTTTTGCAGGAACTGACCAAACAGAAGTTCCTGGTTCAATATGACAGCGACATCGAATCGGCTCGCGCGGTCCTCGAAGCCAACAAGAGCACGCTCAGTGAAGAGCAGGACAAATACGCCGAGATGGAAGACCAGATCAAAGCCTGCGTGATCTATGCCCCCAGCGACGGCGTCGTGGTTCACGCCAACCGCTTCAGCAGCCGCGGTGGCAACGCGGAGTTCGTCGTCGAAGCGGGAGCGACAGTTCGCGAGCGTCAAGCGATCATCCGCTTGCCCGATCCGACGCAGATGCAGGTCAAAGCCAAGATCAATGAATCCCGGATCGCCTTGGTTTCCGAAGGCATGCCGTGCAAGATCAGCGTCTCGTCGCTCAATGGCGTCGAGCTGTTGGGTCAGGTGACGAAGGTCAACCGCTACGCCGAACCGAGCAGCTTTTTCACGTCGTCGATCAAGGAATACGCCTGTTCGATCGCGATCATCGATCCGCCCGAAAGCATCCGAACCGGGATGACCGCCGAGGTGCAGATCTTTGTCCAACAGAAACCCGACGCGCTGCAGATCCCGATCCAAGGCGTTTACGAGCACAGCCAACAAACGTTTGCGTTGGTCCGCAGCCCCGAGGGCAAATTCGAAACTCGGAAGATCGAAGTCGACGCGACCAACGATAAACTGGCTGCGATCGCATCGGGATTGGAAGAAGGGGACGAGATCGTCCTGAACCTGCGTCAGCACTTACACTTGTTAGACGATCTGCCATCGGGATCGACCGATACCAACACCGGATTGGCTGGCTTGATCGAAGGCAAGACCGGCGTCTCGGTCACCAATGGTGCTCCGCCCAGCACGCCTCAACCTGTCGATGGCCCCAGCCCCGCGCGAGCCTCCGCTCCGCCCGGCCGCGAAGGTCCTCGTGGTCCCGGCGGCCCTGGTGGTCCCGGTGCGGGAGGCCCACCTTCGCCGGCGGCGATCGTGAAACGGATCTTCGACGAATCGGACACCGACAAAGACGGTTCGCTTTCGGAAGCGGAGATCGCCAAGATGGAAGACCGCCGTCAATCGATGGCTAAAGCGGCCGACGCCGACAGCGACGGCAAAGTCACCCGGGCCGAATTGACCAGCGCGATGGCTGCTCGCTTCGCCGAATCCAACAACGGCGCGGGGCGATAA
- a CDS encoding ABC transporter ATP-binding protein, translating to MVRLATSIRELKKEYVLKSETVRALRGVSFDVPEGDYVAIMGPSGSGKSTLLNMLGCLDKPSSGQLLLGDDDISRMTDDKLAEVRSRRIGFVFQSYNLIQQLTVVENIQVPLYYQGRLGPKERQRCVELAGLVGLRDRLDHRPTQLSGGQQQRVAIARSLVNDPYFILADEPTGNLDSRTTAEILAMFDQLNNEGRTIILVTHEDDVAERARRVVRLKDGLLCSDVQNSEENREKARQASLAAAEAVRDE from the coding sequence ATGGTCCGACTGGCGACTTCCATTCGCGAGCTGAAAAAGGAATACGTGCTCAAAAGCGAAACCGTCCGCGCGTTGCGTGGCGTTTCGTTCGACGTGCCCGAGGGTGACTACGTCGCCATCATGGGCCCGTCGGGCAGCGGCAAAAGCACGCTCCTGAACATGCTCGGCTGCCTCGACAAACCCTCCAGCGGGCAACTGCTGTTGGGCGACGACGACATCTCGCGAATGACCGACGACAAACTTGCCGAGGTTCGCAGCCGACGGATCGGATTTGTCTTCCAATCGTACAACCTGATCCAGCAGTTAACCGTCGTCGAAAACATCCAAGTGCCGCTCTATTACCAGGGGCGGTTGGGCCCCAAGGAGCGGCAGCGATGCGTCGAACTGGCCGGGCTTGTTGGATTGCGCGATCGCTTGGACCACCGCCCCACCCAGTTGTCCGGTGGTCAACAGCAACGCGTAGCGATCGCACGCTCGCTGGTCAACGATCCGTATTTCATCCTGGCCGATGAACCGACTGGAAACCTCGATTCGCGGACGACCGCCGAGATCCTGGCGATGTTCGATCAGTTGAACAACGAGGGGCGGACGATCATCCTGGTCACGCACGAAGACGACGTGGCCGAACGGGCTCGCCGCGTCGTTCGCTTGAAGGATGGGCTGCTCTGCAGCGATGTCCAGAACAGCGAAGAGAACCGCGAGAAAGCTCGCCAGGCTTCGCTGGCTGCCGCCGAAGCGGTCCGCGACGAATAA
- a CDS encoding ABC transporter permease — MLLLRTFRLGVKSLMLHPLRSGLTMLGILIGVAVVIALTAISNGASRVVQEQIESLGADTIIVRTVKPPSDVFAGRSAVPYGLSRDELDLLIATVPTIRSALPIREIKRQFMYRDRSIDGRLVGCTPEYADVTKLELQPGPEGASGQFITDLNNLKRDSVCVLAAKVAEKLFPFENPIGKRIYLPEHTDFYRVVGVLKHRTASAAIGGSLDSQDFSSDVYIPLKTLEQRIGDTIVTRGSGSFSMDIVELNQITLKIDKVSNVRTTAAFIEDLLGPRHTALNDISVVFPLELLEQAENMRLMFIGIGVLIAFISLFVGGIGIMNIMLASVTERTREIGIRRALGAKRADIVWQFLVETIVLSFVGSLLGIVLGLLSPWMYDGMRLLATEFIPEKLAALPEAIREARPQIVELSIPIAVVIAMGVGILSGLYPAIRAARMNPIEALRHE; from the coding sequence ATGTTGCTTCTGAGAACCTTCCGATTGGGCGTCAAAAGTTTGATGCTGCACCCGCTCCGCAGCGGTCTGACGATGCTTGGCATCTTGATCGGCGTGGCGGTTGTGATCGCGTTGACGGCGATCAGCAACGGCGCCAGTCGCGTGGTCCAGGAGCAGATCGAGAGCCTTGGTGCCGACACGATTATCGTCCGCACGGTCAAACCGCCAAGCGACGTCTTCGCCGGCCGCAGCGCGGTCCCCTACGGCCTGTCGCGCGATGAACTGGATCTGTTGATCGCCACCGTGCCGACGATTCGCAGCGCTCTGCCGATTCGCGAAATCAAACGCCAATTCATGTATCGGGACCGGTCGATCGATGGCCGCCTAGTCGGCTGCACCCCCGAATATGCCGACGTCACGAAACTGGAACTGCAACCGGGGCCCGAGGGAGCTTCGGGGCAATTCATCACCGATCTGAACAACCTCAAACGCGATAGCGTCTGTGTGCTGGCAGCCAAGGTGGCGGAAAAGCTGTTCCCGTTTGAAAACCCGATCGGCAAGCGGATCTATCTCCCCGAGCACACCGATTTCTATCGCGTCGTCGGCGTGCTGAAGCATCGCACCGCATCGGCGGCGATCGGCGGCTCGCTCGATTCGCAAGACTTCTCCAGCGACGTCTACATCCCGCTGAAGACGCTCGAACAACGGATCGGCGATACGATCGTGACCCGCGGCAGCGGCAGCTTCTCGATGGATATCGTCGAACTCAACCAGATCACGCTGAAGATCGACAAGGTCAGCAACGTCCGGACGACCGCTGCATTTATCGAGGATCTGTTGGGGCCGCGTCATACGGCCCTGAACGACATCTCGGTCGTCTTCCCCTTGGAACTGCTGGAACAAGCCGAGAACATGCGGCTGATGTTTATCGGCATCGGCGTTCTGATCGCCTTCATCTCGCTGTTCGTCGGCGGCATCGGCATCATGAACATCATGTTGGCGAGCGTCACCGAGCGGACTCGGGAGATCGGGATTCGCCGCGCCCTGGGAGCCAAACGGGCCGATATCGTCTGGCAATTTCTCGTCGAAACGATCGTGCTCAGCTTCGTCGGCTCGCTGCTCGGAATTGTCCTGGGGCTGCTGAGTCCCTGGATGTACGACGGCATGCGGCTGTTGGCGACCGAGTTCATCCCCGAGAAGCTCGCAGCGCTTCCCGAGGCGATCCGCGAGGCGAGGCCACAAATTGTCGAGCTTTCGATTCCGATCGCCGTTGTGATCGCGATGGGCGTCGGCATCCTCAGCGGGCTCTATCCGGCGATCCGCGCCGCTCGCATGAATCCGATCGAAGCGTTGCGCCACGAATAG
- a CDS encoding sigma-70 family RNA polymerase sigma factor yields MHEDYRDQAVKELRDHLRFAPRSKKLEQTARAEKLLSEIETNKEYSFDYLCFRITDYRPEQPSRRLVHGKDVRHDLRLFVEDVSDAADVNADEASEPVHTVDDLSKMFNVSTKTISRWRDQGLVSRRFVFEGRKRVGFLHSSVEHFVARNKDRVKRGERFSQLSEDEKGEMIERARQMATRGTSLSEVTRRLSARMSRSAETIRYTLKNYDAENPQLAIFPNHRGALTEDDKRAIFQLARRGTTVPQLCKRYGRTRSSIQRILVDMRAARIMELPLDYMFNEDFENAKLEPEILGEMPEPEKAPRKLRVPAGLPPYLASLYDVPLLDREQEYYLFRKMNYLKHKANKLREQLVPGNAKASLMDEIEALYEQAVQTKNKIVQSNLRLVVSIAKRHVGSTDDFFGLVSDGNMSLIRAVEKFDYARGNKFSTYASWSIMKNFARTIPDEFKHRDRFRTTGEEPFLAAQDERKDPIAEESAHQRRQRQVNRILNRLDDREQRIISARFGLGRRNEPQTLKEVGEELGVTKERIRQIEARALSKLREAANAEKIEIDI; encoded by the coding sequence ATGCACGAAGACTATCGCGATCAAGCTGTCAAAGAACTGCGCGACCACCTGCGTTTTGCGCCTCGCAGCAAAAAGCTGGAGCAGACCGCGCGGGCTGAAAAGCTGTTATCGGAAATTGAAACGAACAAGGAGTATTCGTTTGACTACCTCTGCTTTCGCATCACCGATTACCGCCCCGAGCAACCCTCGCGTCGACTAGTTCACGGCAAAGATGTCCGCCACGACCTGCGTCTGTTCGTCGAAGATGTCTCAGACGCCGCCGACGTTAACGCCGACGAAGCGTCCGAACCGGTTCACACCGTCGACGATCTCAGCAAGATGTTTAACGTCTCGACCAAGACGATTAGCCGTTGGCGCGATCAGGGTCTGGTCAGTCGTCGATTTGTCTTCGAGGGTCGCAAACGCGTCGGCTTTCTGCACAGCAGCGTCGAGCACTTCGTGGCTCGGAACAAGGACCGCGTCAAACGCGGCGAGCGGTTCAGCCAACTGAGCGAAGACGAGAAGGGCGAGATGATCGAACGCGCACGTCAGATGGCGACGCGCGGCACCAGCCTGTCGGAAGTCACTCGCCGCCTATCGGCGCGAATGAGCCGCAGTGCTGAAACGATCCGCTACACCCTGAAGAACTACGATGCCGAGAATCCTCAACTGGCGATCTTCCCGAACCATCGCGGTGCACTAACCGAAGATGACAAGCGGGCGATCTTCCAATTGGCTCGTCGCGGCACCACGGTCCCTCAACTGTGCAAGCGATACGGTCGCACACGCAGCAGCATCCAACGAATCCTTGTCGACATGCGTGCCGCTCGGATCATGGAACTGCCGCTGGACTATATGTTCAACGAGGACTTCGAGAACGCCAAACTGGAACCCGAGATCTTGGGCGAGATGCCTGAACCGGAGAAGGCGCCGCGAAAGCTGCGTGTTCCCGCCGGGCTGCCCCCCTACCTCGCCAGCTTGTACGACGTGCCACTGTTGGATCGCGAGCAGGAATATTACCTGTTCCGCAAGATGAACTACCTCAAGCACAAAGCGAACAAGCTCCGCGAGCAACTGGTTCCGGGCAACGCCAAGGCGTCGCTGATGGACGAGATCGAAGCCCTTTACGAACAAGCGGTGCAGACCAAAAACAAGATCGTTCAATCGAACCTTCGACTCGTCGTTTCGATCGCGAAACGGCACGTTGGATCGACCGACGACTTCTTTGGTCTGGTCAGCGACGGCAATATGTCGTTGATCCGCGCCGTCGAGAAGTTCGATTACGCTCGTGGCAACAAGTTCAGCACGTACGCCAGCTGGTCGATCATGAAGAACTTCGCCCGCACGATTCCGGACGAATTCAAGCACCGCGATCGCTTCCGCACCACCGGTGAGGAACCGTTCCTGGCCGCTCAAGATGAACGCAAAGATCCGATCGCCGAAGAATCGGCACATCAACGTCGCCAACGTCAGGTCAATCGAATCCTGAATCGCTTGGACGACCGCGAACAACGGATCATCAGCGCTCGCTTCGGCTTGGGACGTCGCAACGAACCGCAGACTTTGAAAGAGGTCGGCGAGGAGCTGGGCGTGACGAAGGAGCGGATTCGTCAGATCGAAGCCCGCGCGTTGTCGAAGCTACGCGAAGCGGCAAACGCTGAAAAGATCGAGATCGATATCTAA